A genomic window from Osmerus eperlanus chromosome 5, fOsmEpe2.1, whole genome shotgun sequence includes:
- the ribc2 gene encoding RIB43A-like with coiled-coils protein 2, producing the protein MYNIDLLSDRVVSEGMERRWNRELLRQDRIFNAKVRTIGVDQVALDSQVKVRREREDVEKQSVKQCAADLVRNDRTACLLEQRQAKDERQLQDATRGFRQAFQQPWSRREFDLNDSEHLKTQEGVQMLPGLTGEDTDQRARLKRQREQLREWSVQQQNELNTARYQQSLEEHQYDRDRVDLDNRALLLQNMEEQRRRAVALTTKDFNLAMAAAGSERRHQERQQEEEDRRAHILNQQQGDLLSESLEQSTSTLGLRRLRPDSYKGLTPEQQLSIIQQQQEQVVQGKRLQAEKVLEEAQQAQRRLAAARTAVLQERQQARVARQLRRELDDTNAQLAAARLAKKTHLEEVYSNVPDESYFSQFNTGSR; encoded by the exons ATGTACAATATTGATCTTCTTTCAGACCGCGTTGTTTCGGAAGGTATGGAAAGAAGATGGAATAGAGAGCTACTACGTCAAGATAGGATTTTTAATGCTAAAGTCAGAACAATTGGG GTCGATCAAGTTGCGCTTGATTCTCAAGTGAAGGTACGACGGGAAAGAGAGGATGTTGAAAAACAGTCAGTAAAGCAATGTG CCGCTGACCTGGTGCGTAATGATCGCACGGCCTGCCTGCTCGAGCAGCGGCAGGCTAAGGATGAGCGCCAGCTGCAGGACGCAACTCGAGGCTTCCGTCAGGCCTTCCAGCAGCCGTGGAGCCGCCGGGAGTTCGACCTGAACGACAGCGAGCACCTGAAGACCCAGGAGGGAGTCCAGATGCTACCGGGCTTGACGGGGGAGGACACGGACCAGCGTGCCAGGCTGAAGAGACAGCGGGAACAGCTCAGAGAGTGGTCCGTTCAGCAGCAGAACGAGCTGAACACAGCCCGGTACCAGCAGAGTTTGGAAG AGCACCAGTATGACCGGGACAGAGTGGACCTGGACAACAGAGCTCTCCTGCTCCAGaacatggaggagcagaggaggagggctgtggctCTAACCACCAAGGACTTCAACCTGGCCATG gcaGCAGCAGGGTCGGAGCGTCGTCATCAGGAgcggcagcaggaggaggaggacaggcgaGCCCACATCCTGAACCAGCAGCAGGGGGACCTGCTGTCAGAGAGCCTGGAGCAGAGCACCAGCACGCTGGGCCTCCGTCGCCTCCGGCCTGACAGCTACAAGGGCCTCACCCCAGAACAGCAGCTCAGCATCATCCAACAGCAGCAGGAGCAGGTCGTGCAGGGGAAG AGGCTCCAGGCAGAGAAGGTTCTGGAGGAAGCGCAGCAGGCCCAGCGGCGCCTGGCGGCGGCCCGGACGGCCGTGCTGCAGGAGCGGCAGCAGGCCCGTGTTGCCAGGCAGCTGCGGCGGGAGCTGGATGACACCAACGCACAGCTGGCCGCAGCGCGCCTCGCAAA AAAGACGCACCTTGAGGAGGTTTACAGCAACGTCCCAGACGAGAGCTACTTCTCCCAGTTCAACACCGGCAGTCGATGA